In Pseudorasbora parva isolate DD20220531a chromosome 1, ASM2467924v1, whole genome shotgun sequence, the DNA window TTTACAGCACAGAAGAATGAAATACATGAAATACGAACCCAGCGCGAGATGTTGATGAACAAAGCGAACATGGAGTATATGTTTCAATTGAAATCGTCGTATTGCTCAAACAGTGTTTTAGGGTACGTTAGTGCATTCAGCATTGGAAAACCAAATATTCGCTGGAGCGACTGCCAAGCGACAGGCTGACCAAAATAACAAAGGTAAGAAACGTTTAAAGGTATACAAATAATGTAGTTAAACATATTTACAATTTTTATATGTACAAAAACGATGGTATTATCTTGGTAACATGGGtatttttttattggtttatattttttatagtttttattttattttattttttactgtgtcTGTTTACAGCACACAGTGGGCATGTCACATTGGTGTGTGTCATAGTATGTTGTAGCAATAATGCAAACAACACCCCTCTGAGGACTGAGAAGTCTTTCACTAGTTTTAATATATGTGAACCTGGACCACATAAAATGTATGGTTTATTAGGATAGGACATTTGGTCAAGATATAGCTAACTATTTGAagatctggaatctgagggtgtaaaaaaatctaatgattgagaaaatcgcctttaaagttgtcaaagtgaagtccttagcaatgcatattactactataTATCCTAATGATTGTTGGCATAAAAGAtaaatcttttttaaaaaaaattacccaTCTATTGTTGGTTactgccacaaatatacctgtgcgACTTATGACAATCCAGTCACATATGTAATTACAAGTATTGATTGTTTAATGGcatatgtttgtgttttttacagATTGAGTGTGATTATGGCACCATTCACCATTTGCTCACGTCATCCGCTGCCATACCAGTGCGGTCTACCTCAGGAACCTCTATTCATGCAATCCAAGATGAGTCCTGAGCTTTCCTCCAGTAAACCTGGAACGCATGAAGATCTACCTCTTAATTATTATCAGAAAACGTCTATCGTGAAGATCAGACTCCATCTGTGGCCGGTCATCCGAACAATTGTGAACTGCTGTACGAGTGTAGCAAAACTTTTCTGCTCCAAGATGTTTTTCTTCATTTGTTTGGGAAAAAACATGTCCATGACCGGCGAGTTGAAGAAGAGTGGTGTGGCGGCCCTGGAAAGGGACCTCGGGGATGGGAAGGATCCAGAGATGAAGGCCGTTATGGAGTTTGATGATAAGGATGAGTTGATCGAGGAAGCGTCAATGATTGATTCGgataaagaggaagatgatgAAGCCAGGCTCTCAGAATGGGAGTCTGATGAAGAaactgatgaggaagaagaTGAGGACAATGAAGAGGAAGAACATGAGCCACAGGATGAGGATTCTGAATGGTCAGacgatgacgatgatgatgaaggtGACTCTGAGGCATCAGCAGAGAGCCTTGAGCTTTGGGAATCCTTCCT includes these proteins:
- the ppp1r15a gene encoding protein phosphatase 1 regulatory subunit 15A translates to MAPFTICSRHPLPYQCGLPQEPLFMQSKMSPELSSSKPGTHEDLPLNYYQKTSIVKIRLHLWPVIRTIVNCCTSVAKLFCSKMFFFICLGKNMSMTGELKKSGVAALERDLGDGKDPEMKAVMEFDDKDELIEEASMIDSDKEEDDEARLSEWESDEETDEEEDEDNEEEEHEPQDEDSEWSDDDDDDEGDSEASAESLELWESFLNSSDPYNPLSFCSSTGSRANTKQNQLTLCSQIKAQTTPATRPDESHPKPNSKKEGKKVCFSDKVTVRPLVAWSFASRAARDGSCWLQMARDRERFRRRVKNIENVIKPCLTPEHRAGVWERLQRQTLS